A portion of the Acidisarcina polymorpha genome contains these proteins:
- a CDS encoding TonB-dependent receptor, with amino-acid sequence MQISMTRLRVIMLVIALGLVNSASLIFAQGTNGSLTGQVTDPAGAAVSGVSVTLTNVDTSYPQVGTTDSSGVYFFKLVPPGNYALRIAATGFAQYMQTGIVIQANANATQNVQLKVGSTGAMVSVDADAELINTTTSELGITINQQSVTELPLNGRDPSTLALLAPGIVDAGKAGVYSSQNGVSFPNESAASTNGGRNGSTYYMLDGVSNMDTYLGSNSPTPNPDAIQEFRLISNNFSSVYGFSTGGVVSIATRSGTNDWHGGLFEFLRNQGFNARNWSNHQLDPLKQNQFGGYVGGPVLKNKLFFFFNYQGTRANFGAGASNNQTTTPTVQMLNGDFSGLVDYAVANNSSCGPGYAGPRTLSCGWLNGPFQFANGKPNQLIGSLDPVAVAFTNDGLPGHTSPAMGTAPPSGPVQNLAGQMFYSSAGVKNNLNQYTARGDYDLSKSQRLTVRSFIDRFVQPSSVTPGNVLSVLNLTNWSETYGEHMWYFNEIAQHTWTVNPSTVNTITVLWTQQSAHNGAQVTDHSGKPLCWSEFIKINEPSCYMEGAVFGGANGGWTNPGDEVRTTVGFTDTLIKTVGRHNISVGMELKHQRAVEDAQSYPANPIIGFGGGYTGNGEADWLLGYMSSFEQGAGELADIQGWQIEPYVNDEFRVKPGLTLTLGLRWAPDIAPVSVGGRGAAFVPDQQSTRFAAAPLGLVFPGDRGVNNALRPSDYNFFEPRIGVAFQPAFLPHTVLHAAFGLFSGPVNYSNYNHAVDIAPFAPAFAPAPPSNVPICSSGGVTAACTPNTGQVISGYNNFHDPWATSSFGTNGVSPFPPFATIGYVPPANSPIATPVYLQASFSRNFKGSMTEAWNASVEQQLSNVMTMRVAYVGSESYHQSYVQDNNFAGYSYCTSYTNPTCPPPASAPRPVAPYASYTGILEYDSNATANYNSLQLFVERRMAHGLQAQSSFTWQKTMDVASFADLAVTQSGLNNPRNLRYSHGISNASIPLNWVFNFIYRTPDLRGQTLLLREALGGWQISPIGTWQSGSPFSIGSGSSQAAYGEPGYGGGCLQFCSGDRADRVPGVPLNVRRGGRANWINQYFNPAAFVTRHDGTFGNSQRNIMYNPPGFNVDAALSKNWSIQERYQLQFRFEFFNAFNHPIMGGPDTSPTDSTYTQVNSGQGSVVNVSRVGQAGLKFSF; translated from the coding sequence ATGCAGATCAGCATGACAAGATTGCGGGTTATTATGCTCGTAATCGCCCTTGGCCTAGTCAACTCCGCGTCCTTGATCTTCGCGCAAGGTACGAACGGAAGCTTAACTGGACAGGTTACCGATCCTGCCGGGGCGGCCGTTTCGGGGGTATCCGTTACGCTCACCAACGTTGACACCAGCTATCCGCAGGTCGGGACAACGGACAGCAGCGGCGTTTACTTCTTCAAGCTCGTGCCGCCCGGCAATTACGCGCTGAGGATTGCTGCCACGGGATTCGCACAGTATATGCAGACCGGCATCGTCATCCAGGCCAATGCGAACGCAACGCAGAATGTGCAGTTGAAGGTGGGGAGCACCGGCGCGATGGTAAGCGTGGATGCCGACGCCGAGTTGATCAACACCACTACATCGGAACTCGGTATAACGATCAACCAGCAGTCGGTAACTGAGTTACCGCTGAACGGGCGCGATCCCTCAACATTGGCGCTATTAGCGCCAGGTATCGTTGATGCCGGCAAGGCGGGCGTTTATTCGAGCCAGAACGGGGTCTCGTTTCCCAATGAATCTGCGGCATCGACCAATGGCGGGCGCAATGGCAGCACCTACTACATGCTTGACGGCGTCTCCAACATGGACACTTATCTGGGCTCCAATTCGCCTACGCCCAATCCCGACGCCATTCAGGAATTCCGGCTGATCTCCAACAACTTCAGCTCCGTTTATGGTTTCTCGACCGGGGGTGTAGTTTCGATCGCCACCAGAAGCGGCACCAACGACTGGCATGGCGGCCTCTTCGAATTTCTGCGTAATCAGGGTTTCAACGCCAGAAACTGGAGTAATCATCAACTCGATCCGCTCAAGCAAAACCAGTTCGGCGGCTATGTTGGCGGACCCGTCCTTAAGAATAAGCTTTTCTTTTTCTTCAACTACCAAGGAACCCGGGCTAATTTCGGAGCCGGCGCGTCAAATAACCAGACTACAACCCCCACAGTGCAGATGCTGAATGGGGATTTCAGCGGATTGGTCGATTACGCAGTGGCGAACAATAGCAGTTGCGGTCCCGGTTATGCGGGCCCGCGGACACTCAGCTGCGGCTGGTTGAATGGGCCGTTTCAGTTCGCCAATGGAAAGCCTAACCAACTCATTGGTTCGCTTGATCCAGTGGCTGTGGCGTTTACGAACGACGGTCTGCCGGGGCACACGAGTCCTGCAATGGGGACTGCACCTCCTTCGGGTCCTGTTCAGAACTTAGCCGGGCAGATGTTTTATTCCTCAGCCGGGGTCAAGAACAACCTGAACCAGTACACGGCCAGGGGTGACTACGATCTCTCGAAAAGTCAGCGCCTCACGGTGCGGTCGTTTATAGACAGATTCGTTCAGCCCTCGAGCGTAACACCAGGCAATGTTCTCTCCGTGTTGAACTTGACCAATTGGTCCGAGACTTACGGTGAGCATATGTGGTACTTCAATGAGATCGCGCAGCACACCTGGACAGTCAACCCGTCTACCGTCAATACCATAACGGTTCTGTGGACCCAGCAGAGCGCCCATAATGGCGCGCAGGTAACGGATCATAGCGGCAAGCCACTATGTTGGTCGGAATTCATCAAAATTAATGAACCCTCTTGCTACATGGAGGGCGCAGTTTTCGGCGGTGCCAACGGCGGATGGACGAACCCCGGCGACGAGGTCCGCACCACGGTAGGCTTCACCGACACGCTGATCAAGACGGTCGGACGACACAACATCTCTGTGGGTATGGAGTTAAAGCACCAGCGAGCGGTTGAAGATGCTCAAAGCTACCCGGCCAACCCGATCATCGGATTCGGCGGCGGCTACACGGGCAATGGCGAAGCAGACTGGCTGTTGGGTTACATGAGCAGCTTCGAACAGGGCGCAGGCGAACTGGCCGACATCCAGGGATGGCAAATCGAGCCCTACGTAAACGACGAATTTCGCGTGAAGCCTGGTCTTACCCTAACGCTCGGCTTGCGCTGGGCTCCCGACATCGCGCCAGTTTCTGTAGGCGGACGCGGGGCGGCCTTTGTGCCCGACCAGCAAAGCACTCGGTTCGCCGCGGCCCCACTGGGCCTGGTGTTTCCCGGCGACCGCGGCGTGAATAACGCGCTTCGCCCCAGCGACTACAATTTCTTTGAGCCACGCATCGGAGTGGCCTTTCAGCCAGCGTTTTTGCCGCACACCGTTCTCCATGCAGCATTCGGGCTGTTCAGCGGCCCGGTAAACTACTCCAACTACAATCATGCCGTGGATATAGCACCCTTTGCGCCCGCATTTGCGCCGGCCCCGCCGTCGAATGTGCCGATCTGCTCGTCTGGAGGAGTTACGGCGGCTTGCACTCCAAACACGGGTCAGGTAATTTCGGGCTACAATAACTTTCACGATCCATGGGCGACGTCGTCATTCGGGACCAACGGCGTAAGTCCATTTCCGCCGTTCGCCACCATCGGCTACGTGCCGCCCGCTAACTCGCCGATTGCCACCCCCGTCTATTTGCAGGCTTCTTTTTCTCGAAACTTTAAAGGATCGATGACCGAGGCCTGGAATGCCTCAGTGGAGCAGCAACTCAGCAATGTGATGACCATGCGCGTGGCCTATGTGGGCAGCGAATCCTATCATCAGAGCTACGTGCAGGATAACAACTTCGCCGGCTACAGCTACTGCACGTCTTACACAAATCCCACATGCCCGCCACCGGCCTCGGCGCCCCGACCTGTTGCCCCATACGCTAGTTACACCGGCATTCTGGAGTACGACAGCAATGCCACAGCCAATTACAACTCTCTGCAATTATTTGTTGAACGCCGTATGGCCCATGGCCTTCAGGCACAGTCAAGCTTTACCTGGCAGAAGACAATGGACGTGGCCAGTTTCGCCGACCTCGCCGTCACCCAGAGTGGCTTAAACAATCCTAGAAACCTTCGCTATAGCCACGGCATCTCCAACGCAAGCATTCCCCTCAACTGGGTGTTCAACTTTATATACCGAACTCCGGATTTGCGCGGGCAAACCCTACTCTTGCGAGAAGCGCTCGGAGGCTGGCAGATCAGTCCGATTGGCACTTGGCAGTCGGGCTCGCCGTTCAGCATCGGCTCCGGTAGCAGCCAAGCTGCATATGGCGAGCCCGGCTACGGTGGCGGCTGCCTGCAGTTTTGCAGCGGCGATCGCGCCGACCGCGTCCCAGGAGTACCGCTCAATGTCCGTCGGGGCGGCCGTGCGAATTGGATTAATCAGTACTTCAACCCGGCTGCATTTGTTACTCGCCACGACGGTACATTCGGCAATAGTCAGCGAAATATTATGTACAACCCCCCGGGCTTCAACGTCGATGCAGCGCTGTCGAAGAACTGGTCCATCCAGGAACGATATCAACTGCAATTCCGCTTCGAGTTTTTCAACGCCTTTAACCATCCAATCATGGGCGGTCCGGACACCTCTCCGACTGACTCCACGTATACCCAAGTCAACAGCGGCCAAGGCTCGGTGGTAAACGTATCGCGTGTTGGCCAAGCTGGTCTCAAATTCAGCTTCTAA
- a CDS encoding glycoside hydrolase family 38 C-terminal domain-containing protein, whose translation MLAGVNPGGYGGNITTDLSEPLPPPPPNQALADAEKRIGELQEKLQQARKNGQPPDQKEMQELNSLHQTRAALVESQANRDLQKFQNDWAARVELNGEVSGVFTDYHYYGTGDIGGSPREPSVKALEAIVTKSTVALPPPEQPAMHGNDQAETSMVKVGDGPVHVISATADQMFLNITPKEAAGLPRYTGEMELTNHSAGSLTSQAYHKRWIRHEELLADAAEKTSIAAQLLGARPYPLERLNGAWTLAMGAHFHDLAAGTATPRAYEFAWNDDVIALNQFAGVFNSAVEGVAANLNTTAKGVPLVVFNPLNIPREDVVEASVSFPNGTPKAVVVTAPDGKNVPAQISEGKVIFLASMPSVGYAVYDVQSVNTPVISSSTLSVSQNKLENDYYRLQLNGDGDVVSMFDKEVGKELLAAPARLAISYDNPAQWPAWNMGWEQEQAAPKEFVSGPAQVRVVEDGSARVALEVIRETAGSRFVQTISLSAGDGGRRVEFGNVIDWKTRESNLKATFPLAASNVMATYNWDIGTIERPTAQPKKFEVPSHQWIDLTDMSGTYGATILTDNKTGSDKPVDNTLRLTLIRTPGVAGGYPDQATQDIGHHEFIYGIAGHSADWRTAQTDWQAQRLNAPLLVFRTPKREGALGKEFSLLKVSNPRIRVLAVKKAELSDEVIVRMVELDGKPQPM comes from the coding sequence GTGCTCGCCGGTGTAAATCCGGGCGGCTATGGCGGTAACATCACTACCGATCTCAGCGAACCGCTCCCTCCACCGCCGCCAAATCAGGCTCTGGCGGACGCGGAGAAGAGGATCGGCGAACTGCAGGAGAAACTCCAACAGGCTAGGAAGAATGGTCAGCCGCCAGACCAGAAGGAAATGCAGGAGCTCAACAGCCTGCATCAGACGCGAGCCGCTCTTGTCGAGTCTCAGGCAAACCGCGACCTGCAGAAGTTCCAGAACGACTGGGCTGCGCGTGTCGAGCTCAATGGAGAAGTAAGTGGGGTTTTCACCGACTACCATTATTACGGCACGGGCGATATAGGCGGATCGCCGCGCGAGCCGTCGGTCAAGGCGTTGGAGGCTATTGTCACCAAGAGCACCGTAGCGCTTCCGCCGCCGGAACAGCCCGCAATGCACGGCAATGATCAAGCCGAGACCTCCATGGTGAAGGTGGGTGATGGTCCAGTGCACGTAATCTCGGCCACGGCGGACCAGATGTTCCTTAACATCACGCCGAAGGAGGCGGCCGGCCTGCCGCGCTACACCGGCGAGATGGAACTCACGAACCACTCAGCTGGATCTTTGACGTCGCAGGCCTATCACAAGCGCTGGATCCGGCATGAGGAGCTACTGGCGGATGCAGCGGAGAAGACTTCCATTGCCGCTCAATTGCTAGGCGCGAGACCGTATCCGCTGGAGCGGCTCAATGGCGCCTGGACGCTAGCGATGGGTGCACACTTTCATGATCTGGCGGCCGGAACCGCGACGCCACGCGCGTATGAGTTCGCATGGAACGACGACGTGATCGCGCTGAACCAGTTTGCCGGCGTGTTTAATAGCGCTGTCGAAGGGGTCGCGGCGAATCTGAATACCACCGCCAAAGGGGTGCCGCTGGTTGTCTTCAATCCTCTCAACATTCCCCGTGAGGACGTCGTCGAAGCCTCAGTCAGCTTTCCGAACGGGACGCCAAAGGCAGTCGTCGTGACCGCTCCTGATGGCAAAAATGTTCCGGCCCAGATCTCCGAGGGTAAGGTAATCTTCTTGGCCAGCATGCCGTCTGTGGGATATGCCGTCTACGATGTTCAGTCCGTCAATACGCCGGTCATCTCCTCATCCACTCTGAGCGTTTCGCAAAACAAGTTGGAGAACGACTATTATCGCCTTCAGCTCAACGGTGACGGCGATGTTGTAAGTATGTTCGACAAGGAAGTCGGCAAGGAGTTGCTTGCGGCCCCAGCCCGGCTAGCCATCTCTTATGACAATCCGGCCCAATGGCCGGCCTGGAACATGGGCTGGGAACAGGAGCAGGCCGCCCCGAAAGAATTTGTTTCCGGTCCGGCGCAGGTTCGGGTCGTCGAAGATGGGTCCGCGCGCGTAGCTCTCGAGGTTATACGGGAAACCGCAGGCTCACGCTTCGTGCAGACGATCAGTCTTTCCGCGGGCGATGGCGGAAGGCGGGTTGAATTCGGTAATGTCATCGACTGGAAGACCCGGGAGTCGAATCTCAAGGCGACTTTTCCGCTCGCCGCGTCAAACGTGATGGCGACGTACAACTGGGACATCGGCACCATCGAGCGCCCGACGGCTCAGCCCAAGAAATTTGAAGTACCATCGCACCAGTGGATCGATCTCACCGATATGAGTGGCACGTATGGAGCAACGATCCTGACTGACAACAAAACTGGATCAGACAAGCCAGTCGACAACACGCTCCGCCTTACACTAATTCGAACTCCAGGAGTTGCCGGGGGCTATCCGGATCAGGCCACACAAGATATCGGACACCATGAGTTCATCTATGGAATTGCCGGGCACTCAGCCGACTGGCGCACTGCACAAACCGACTGGCAGGCGCAGCGGCTGAACGCCCCGCTGCTGGTATTCAGAACACCGAAGCGCGAAGGTGCATTGGGCAAGGAGTTTTCCTTGCTAAAGGTAAGCAATCCGCGAATACGGGTTCTAGCAGTTAAGAAAGCTGAACTGAGTGATGAAGTAATTGTGCGCATGGTTGAGCTTGATGGTAAGCCCCAGCCGATGTAA
- a CDS encoding PD40 domain-containing protein, with the protein MADSTPRRFRLYPHLVVAGPSILAMLVVFSILAPPRNKVFGRAHADDPKAVLWPLSIDYPLDGSIFPPGITPPTFIWRDASANSWQIEFVFADNSAPVQVETSGQRMQIGPIDPDCVSSTNELPQLTPKQAASRTWSPDVATWAKIQQRSATQPVILTITGYNSAHQATSQSRIALSTSLDPVGAPIFYRDVPLMPSQGANGTVQPLSPTSIHLIKWRLRDVRQSESHTVLKDMPTCANCHSFSGDGKTMGIDVDGPANDKGLYAVVPVERHISIQNKDVVQWNTDGQAGKVRVGFMSQVSPDGRYVVSTFAGSALDISNTYYVTNFKDYRFLQVFYPTRGILEWYDRASATRQPLPGADNPRYVQTDGVWSPDGKYIVFARAEAKDPYPEGQPKAIHANDPNETQIQYDLYRVPFNDGRGGVAEPISGASHNGMSNNFPKVSPDGRWIVFVQCQNGQLMRPDSQLYIVPFGGGEARRLAANTSLMNSWHSFSPNGRWLVFSSKARSFYTQMYLTHIDEQGNSSPAILIENATAANRAVNLPEFVNTSGDGIEEIQVPAVNQYKMIDEARQLEEKGKADQALETWKKALALDPSNGRVQSGLGASLYFHSNVEESFQHLREAIRINPLSAQDHFLLGKFMLEQTHAEQALPELEAAITIRPHFELCEEALGKTFEALGKDSEALSHWRKARLIDPTSVSATIGTAWLLATSPDASLRDGAEAVRLAESAVNLQPDNAEVLDTLAVSCAEERLFSRASSIETHALELAEAQANNSLTAAIRVHEALFAKQKPFHEGRESVVADQTRWSPRSM; encoded by the coding sequence TTGGCCGATTCAACACCGCGGCGATTTCGCTTGTACCCGCACTTGGTTGTTGCGGGCCCAAGTATTCTAGCCATGCTCGTCGTCTTCTCGATTCTTGCACCCCCACGCAACAAAGTCTTCGGCCGTGCACATGCAGACGATCCCAAAGCCGTGCTTTGGCCGCTGTCCATTGACTATCCTCTCGATGGTTCCATTTTTCCTCCGGGAATTACGCCGCCAACGTTTATTTGGCGCGATGCCTCAGCCAACTCGTGGCAAATCGAGTTTGTATTTGCTGATAACTCGGCTCCAGTTCAAGTTGAAACATCAGGACAAAGAATGCAGATCGGGCCTATCGATCCGGACTGCGTAAGCAGTACGAATGAGCTGCCTCAGCTGACGCCAAAGCAAGCTGCTTCCCGGACATGGTCTCCCGACGTAGCCACCTGGGCAAAAATTCAGCAGCGCTCTGCTACTCAACCTGTCATATTGACCATAACGGGATATAACTCTGCGCATCAGGCCACTTCGCAGTCGCGTATCGCTCTTTCTACTTCGCTTGATCCAGTAGGTGCGCCAATCTTCTATCGTGATGTGCCGCTGATGCCAAGCCAGGGTGCAAACGGTACTGTGCAGCCGCTTTCCCCAACATCAATTCATCTGATCAAGTGGCGTCTCAGGGATGTGCGTCAATCCGAGAGCCACACAGTCTTGAAGGATATGCCCACATGCGCTAACTGCCATTCATTCTCCGGCGATGGGAAGACCATGGGAATCGATGTGGACGGACCTGCCAATGACAAGGGTCTTTACGCGGTCGTTCCTGTCGAACGTCACATTTCCATTCAGAATAAAGATGTGGTGCAGTGGAATACAGACGGCCAAGCCGGAAAGGTCAGGGTCGGCTTCATGTCTCAGGTTTCTCCGGATGGACGCTACGTCGTGAGCACCTTCGCCGGCTCGGCACTGGACATCTCCAATACGTATTACGTCACAAATTTTAAGGACTATCGATTCCTCCAGGTCTTCTATCCAACACGAGGCATTCTAGAGTGGTACGACAGAGCTTCAGCCACACGCCAGCCGCTCCCCGGCGCAGACAATCCGCGCTACGTGCAAACTGATGGAGTCTGGAGTCCTGACGGAAAATACATCGTCTTCGCTCGGGCTGAGGCAAAGGATCCCTACCCCGAGGGCCAGCCGAAGGCGATACACGCCAACGATCCCAATGAAACCCAAATTCAATACGATCTTTATCGGGTGCCGTTCAATGATGGCCGCGGCGGGGTGGCCGAGCCCATCAGCGGCGCTTCACACAACGGGATGAGCAACAACTTTCCCAAGGTATCTCCGGATGGTCGGTGGATCGTATTCGTGCAATGCCAAAATGGGCAATTGATGCGACCGGATAGCCAGCTCTACATCGTTCCCTTCGGCGGCGGTGAGGCACGGCGTCTAGCTGCCAATACATCTCTGATGAATTCTTGGCACAGCTTTTCGCCGAACGGACGTTGGCTTGTGTTTTCCTCCAAAGCCCGATCGTTCTATACGCAAATGTATCTAACCCATATCGACGAGCAGGGGAACTCCAGTCCCGCAATTTTGATCGAAAACGCCACCGCAGCAAACCGGGCCGTGAATCTGCCTGAATTTGTAAACACATCTGGAGATGGGATTGAAGAAATCCAGGTGCCGGCGGTAAATCAATACAAGATGATTGACGAAGCTAGGCAACTGGAAGAAAAGGGAAAAGCCGACCAAGCGCTCGAGACATGGAAGAAAGCACTAGCGCTCGATCCCAGCAATGGAAGGGTTCAAAGCGGACTGGGCGCGTCGCTCTATTTTCATAGCAATGTTGAGGAGTCCTTTCAGCATCTGCGCGAAGCTATCCGCATTAACCCTCTATCGGCTCAGGACCACTTCTTGCTTGGCAAGTTCATGCTGGAACAAACTCACGCGGAGCAAGCCCTACCAGAGCTTGAGGCAGCTATCACGATCAGACCGCACTTCGAATTGTGCGAAGAGGCTCTGGGCAAAACTTTTGAGGCTTTGGGCAAAGATTCCGAAGCCCTGTCTCATTGGCGAAAAGCGCGGCTTATCGATCCGACTAGCGTTAGTGCGACGATCGGTACCGCCTGGCTCCTTGCTACCTCACCTGATGCTTCATTGCGCGACGGTGCTGAAGCCGTGCGCTTGGCTGAAAGCGCTGTAAATCTTCAGCCGGACAATGCTGAAGTGCTGGATACGCTGGCGGTTTCCTGCGCCGAAGAACGCTTGTTCTCTCGCGCCTCTTCTATAGAGACGCACGCTCTTGAACTGGCGGAAGCGCAAGCAAACAACTCCTTAACAGCGGCCATCCGTGTTCACGAAGCATTGTTTGCGAAGCAAAAGCCGTTCCATGAAGGCCGGGAATCTGTCGTCGCAGATCAAACCAGATGGAGCCCACGCTCCATGTGA
- a CDS encoding glycoside hydrolase family 125 protein — translation MSLKSRDDNEKLAQARILTRRRFGSHMGRLIAGAGLISVAPRSVFPRSTAWIPSKRPLPADRKFRSSTVEAYILSTVAKIQDPVLAAMFTNCFPNTLDTTVEPGRFGGKPDTAVITGDIPAMWLRDSSAQVWPYLPLAAEDTALRELLEGVVRRQTRCLLIDTYANCFMADLNAPPLAWSRTDKTEMKQGVGERKYELDSLCYPIRLSYGYWKSTGDARPFDAAWKLAMKSVLTTMYAQQRKHGPGPYSFQRDAVNPTDTLVNGIGNPVYPVGLIASCFRPSDDACIFPFLVPSNLFAVTSLRQLAMMSNSILADAAMANQASSLADEVQAALLQHAIASTDLGSIWCYEIDGFGGCTLMDDANVPSLLSLPYLEISPDAALYRRTREFVWSARNPWFFRGRAGEGIGGPHIGRDSIWPMSQIIYALTSSSSNEIAHSIQMLKLSAAGTGFIHESYNRNDSAVFTRSWFAWANTLFGELIGRTAKFRPELLA, via the coding sequence ATGAGCCTAAAGAGCCGTGATGACAACGAAAAGCTCGCGCAAGCAAGGATCCTAACAAGACGCAGGTTTGGGTCTCATATGGGCAGGCTCATAGCCGGCGCGGGTCTGATCTCTGTCGCCCCGAGATCAGTATTTCCGCGGTCGACGGCATGGATTCCGTCGAAGCGGCCGCTCCCCGCAGACCGCAAGTTTCGGAGTAGCACTGTTGAAGCCTACATCCTTTCGACGGTCGCCAAAATTCAAGATCCTGTTTTGGCTGCTATGTTTACAAATTGTTTCCCTAACACACTCGACACCACCGTCGAGCCAGGTAGATTTGGAGGCAAGCCAGACACTGCAGTGATCACCGGAGACATTCCCGCAATGTGGTTACGAGACTCTTCGGCCCAGGTATGGCCTTATCTTCCTCTGGCCGCCGAAGATACCGCCCTTCGTGAGCTTCTCGAAGGAGTTGTTCGCAGACAGACTCGCTGCTTATTGATCGATACCTATGCAAATTGCTTTATGGCAGACCTTAACGCACCGCCTCTGGCGTGGAGCCGAACCGATAAAACCGAAATGAAACAAGGAGTGGGAGAGCGCAAATACGAGTTGGACTCCCTATGCTACCCGATTCGGCTCTCCTACGGGTACTGGAAGAGTACAGGGGATGCCCGCCCATTCGACGCAGCTTGGAAACTCGCAATGAAGAGTGTGCTTACTACCATGTATGCTCAACAGCGAAAACATGGGCCGGGACCATATTCCTTTCAACGCGACGCGGTCAACCCTACAGACACGCTTGTTAACGGCATCGGGAACCCTGTTTATCCCGTAGGCCTTATTGCTTCTTGTTTCCGGCCGTCCGACGATGCATGCATTTTCCCGTTTTTGGTCCCATCCAATTTATTCGCCGTCACTTCTCTCCGGCAGCTCGCCATGATGTCTAACTCCATTTTGGCCGACGCGGCCATGGCCAATCAAGCCTCCTCTCTAGCCGACGAAGTCCAAGCCGCCCTGTTGCAGCACGCTATCGCCTCCACAGATCTGGGATCTATTTGGTGCTACGAGATCGATGGCTTCGGGGGGTGCACTCTTATGGATGACGCCAATGTTCCAAGTTTGCTCAGTTTGCCTTATCTTGAGATTTCCCCGGATGCGGCACTTTATAGACGCACACGGGAGTTTGTCTGGAGCGCCAGAAACCCGTGGTTCTTTCGTGGAAGGGCAGGCGAGGGGATTGGCGGCCCGCACATCGGCCGCGACAGCATATGGCCGATGTCACAGATCATCTACGCTTTGACTAGCAGTTCGAGCAATGAAATTGCCCACTCAATTCAAATGTTGAAGCTGTCCGCCGCCGGTACCGGGTTCATCCATGAATCCTACAACCGGAACGACTCAGCTGTTTTTACAAGGTCATGGTTTGCCTGGGCGAATACACTGTTCGGAGAATTGATAGGAAGAACTGCGAAGTTTCGGCCGGAACTACTGGCATGA
- a CDS encoding LacI family DNA-binding transcriptional regulator produces MKNLGKHHDGLKFGKRPTLEDVARVAKVAPMTVSRVITNHPYVSQNTAERVRAAILQLNYQPNRAARVLNGQLTRSIALIVPDVADRFFSAISHAVQETARANGYVVLLAASNNDPENEAALIEQMTYHPVDGILLVPADSKRKHLTVTASSGIPLVAIDRRIEVAKADSVEVNNRRGARAGVEHLVHHGCKRIVCVAQNSQLPTIRERIAGYQECLRRAKLPPAKTLHVTDEAEAKDVLITLLLSRRRPDALFTTNNSATICTIDILDRTDMKIGRDVALVGFDDVEFYTLLHPSITAIRQPTAELGETSARLLLQRIHGDPLPPQVHSILPVDLIIRESCGCERRDPLPNHT; encoded by the coding sequence GTGAAGAACCTAGGAAAGCATCATGATGGCTTAAAGTTCGGGAAACGGCCGACCCTTGAAGATGTCGCGAGGGTTGCTAAGGTGGCGCCAATGACCGTCTCCCGCGTCATCACCAATCATCCCTATGTCTCGCAGAACACAGCCGAAAGAGTTCGGGCCGCGATTCTTCAATTGAATTATCAGCCGAATCGCGCAGCTCGCGTCCTAAACGGTCAACTCACTCGTTCAATTGCCTTGATTGTTCCGGATGTCGCTGACAGGTTTTTCTCTGCCATCAGCCACGCCGTTCAGGAGACAGCGCGCGCCAACGGCTATGTTGTGTTGCTTGCAGCGTCGAACAACGATCCCGAGAATGAAGCTGCTTTGATCGAGCAGATGACATATCATCCTGTCGATGGAATTCTTCTCGTTCCAGCCGACAGCAAACGCAAGCATCTCACCGTGACAGCCTCGAGTGGTATTCCTCTGGTTGCGATTGACAGGCGCATCGAAGTGGCTAAGGCCGACTCCGTTGAGGTAAATAATAGGCGCGGCGCTCGGGCCGGGGTCGAACACCTGGTACATCATGGCTGTAAAAGAATCGTGTGCGTTGCTCAAAACTCTCAGTTACCTACTATTAGAGAACGCATTGCTGGTTATCAGGAATGTTTGCGACGCGCAAAGCTGCCTCCAGCGAAAACGCTGCACGTGACCGATGAAGCTGAAGCGAAGGACGTTCTGATCACGCTACTTTTGTCGCGCCGAAGACCGGACGCCCTGTTCACAACCAACAACTCCGCTACGATCTGCACGATCGATATTCTGGATCGAACCGACATGAAAATCGGCCGGGACGTTGCCCTCGTGGGCTTTGACGACGTCGAATTCTACACTCTCTTGCATCCCTCGATCACCGCCATCCGTCAACCGACTGCTGAACTTGGCGAAACGTCTGCCCGGTTGTTATTACAGCGAATCCATGGCGATCCTCTACCGCCGCAAGTTCACTCGATCCTTCCTGTGGATCTGATAATCCGAGAATCTTGCGGATGCGAAAGGCGGGACCCCCTCCCCAATCACACATAG